Sequence from the Streptomyces peucetius genome:
CGGGGCCTTCGTCGCGGCGGAGTTCTCCCTCACGACGGTGGAGCGCGGTGATCTCGAGCGGGCCGCGGAGCGCGGCGAACGCGGCGCGGCCGGCGCCCTCAAGGCCGTACGCAGCCTCACGTTCCAGCTGTCCGGCGCACAGCTCGGCATCACCGTCACCAACCTGGTCGTCGGTATGCTCGCCGAGCCCTCGATCGCCGCGCTCATCCGCGGACCGGTCGAGGACGTCGGCCTTTCCCCCTCTGTCGCCTCGTCCGTGGCTCTGGTCATCGGCACCGGGCTGTCGACCGTCGTGCTGATGGTCGTCGGCGAGCTGGTCCCGAAGAACTGGGCCATCTCCTCCCCGCTGGCCGTCGCCAAGGTGGTCGCCACGCCGCAGCGGATCTTCACCGCCGCCTTCCGGCCGCTGATCTCCCACCTCAACAGCACCGCGAACCGCATCGTGACGCGGCTCGGTCTGGAACCCACGGAGGAGCTCGCCTTCGCCCGCAGCCCCAAGGAGCTGATCGCGCTGGCCCGTCACTCGGCCAAGGAGGGCGCGCTTGAGGCGGACACCGCCGAGCTCTTCGTCCGCACCCTCGGCCTCGGCGAGCTCACCGCGGAGAACGTCATGACCCCGCGCGTGCAGGTGACGGCCCTCGAGGCGCAGGCCACGGCCGAGGACGTCGCCAACGCGACCCGGGCGACCGGCCTCAGCCGCTTCCCGGTCTACCGGGGCAACCTCGACACCGTCGTCGGCATCGCCCACATCAAGGACGTGCTGGCCGTGCCCGCGGAGCGCCGTCCGCGCCTGCGGGTCTCCGAGCTGCTGCGCGAACCGGTGCTGGTGCCCGAGTCGCTGACCGTCGACCGGCTGCTCGACCGCATTCAGGGCAAATCCACCATGGCCGTCGTCATCGACGAGTACGGCGGCACCGCCGGAGTGGTGACGATGGAGGACATCGTGGAGGAGGTCGTCGGAGAGGTGCGCGACGAGCACGATCCGCACGAGACACCCGACCTGGCTCCGGCGGGCGAGGACGCCGACGGACGGTCCCTGTGGTCGGCCGACGGTGCCGCGCGCACCGACCAGCTGGCGGCCATCGGCCTGCGCGTGCCGGACGGCCCCTACGAGACACTGGCCGGCCTCGTCGCCACCGAGCTGGGACGCATACCCGCCGGGGGTGACCGGATCGACATGGCCGGCTGGCAGCTCGACGTCGTCGACGCGTCCGGGCGGCGCGCGGCGCGGGTGCTGATGCACGCTCCGCTCGCCGCGGACCGGCCGTCCGACGAGACCGAGGAGGCGGGACGATGATCGCGATCCAGCTCTTCGTCGGCCTGCTGACGCTGGTCCTCAACGCCTTCTTCGTCGGCGCGGAGTTCGCGCTGATCTCGGTGCGGCGCAGCCAGGTCGAGCCGGAGGCGCAGGCGGGCAACCGCCGGGCCCGCAGCGTGCTGTGGGGCCTCCAGCACGTCTCGGCGCTCATGGCCGCCGCCCAGCTCGGCATCACCCTGTGCACCCTGGTCCTCGGCATCGTCGCCGAGCCGGCCATCGCACATCTGCTGGAGCCGGTCTTCGACGCGGTGGGTGTGCCGCACGGGGCGGTCCACCCCATCTCGTTCGTCATCGCCCTGTCGCTCGCGACGTACCTGCACATGCTGCTCGGCGAGATGGTGCCGAAGAACGTCGCGCTCGCCGAGCCGCTGCGCAGCGCGTTGTGGTTCGGGCCGCCGCTGGTGGCGTTCGCGCGGGCGCTGCGGCCGGTGATCTTCATGATCAACGCGTTCGCGAACGGTCTGCTGAAGCTGCTGCGGGTCCAGACGAGGGACGAGGTGTCCGCGACCTTCTCCGACGACGAGCTGGCGAACCTGGTCCAGGACGCCGGCGAGGCCGGCCTCCTCGACGACCGCTCCGCGGAGCGGCTGCGGGACGCCCT
This genomic interval carries:
- a CDS encoding hemolysin family protein, with protein sequence MTELLLLAVAVLLSVACGAFVAAEFSLTTVERGDLERAAERGERGAAGALKAVRSLTFQLSGAQLGITVTNLVVGMLAEPSIAALIRGPVEDVGLSPSVASSVALVIGTGLSTVVLMVVGELVPKNWAISSPLAVAKVVATPQRIFTAAFRPLISHLNSTANRIVTRLGLEPTEELAFARSPKELIALARHSAKEGALEADTAELFVRTLGLGELTAENVMTPRVQVTALEAQATAEDVANATRATGLSRFPVYRGNLDTVVGIAHIKDVLAVPAERRPRLRVSELLREPVLVPESLTVDRLLDRIQGKSTMAVVIDEYGGTAGVVTMEDIVEEVVGEVRDEHDPHETPDLAPAGEDADGRSLWSADGAARTDQLAAIGLRVPDGPYETLAGLVATELGRIPAGGDRIDMAGWQLDVVDASGRRAARVLMHAPLAADRPSDETEEAGR
- a CDS encoding hemolysin family protein, yielding MIAIQLFVGLLTLVLNAFFVGAEFALISVRRSQVEPEAQAGNRRARSVLWGLQHVSALMAAAQLGITLCTLVLGIVAEPAIAHLLEPVFDAVGVPHGAVHPISFVIALSLATYLHMLLGEMVPKNVALAEPLRSALWFGPPLVAFARALRPVIFMINAFANGLLKLLRVQTRDEVSATFSDDELANLVQDAGEAGLLDDRSAERLRDALELGRRPVRDVVMPIERVVYAQAGTTPEQLEALSADSGFSRFPVVDAGRRILGYLHVKDALDAAPRDVAFPVAAMRPIARVRATTPLDDVLTAMRRSRTHLAAVLDEDGRPEGLVTMEDILRELVGRPG